A part of Candidatus Acidiferrales bacterium genomic DNA contains:
- a CDS encoding phosphatidylglycerophosphatase A: protein MNPNPANQNRKKARRIGVLAATVLGAGYVPLAPGTAGSVVSVALLILLRQHAPEPFLAFHLIAVALLTLMGAWACSESEKHFGKRDPHEAILDEVAGQQVALLGLPLAPLPPQLLWANGWKYFLAAFILFRIFDVAKPFPIRRTERLPGGWGMMADDLVAGAFSFLVLWMWRGLGT from the coding sequence ATGAACCCAAATCCGGCGAATCAAAATCGTAAGAAGGCTCGGCGCATCGGCGTGCTGGCGGCCACTGTTTTGGGCGCTGGCTACGTTCCTCTGGCGCCGGGAACGGCCGGCTCAGTGGTGTCGGTGGCGCTGCTGATCCTTCTTCGCCAGCACGCCCCCGAACCTTTTCTGGCGTTTCATCTCATCGCGGTTGCGCTCTTGACCCTGATGGGAGCATGGGCTTGCTCGGAAAGCGAAAAGCATTTTGGCAAGCGCGATCCTCATGAGGCGATCCTTGACGAAGTGGCCGGCCAGCAGGTGGCGTTGCTTGGCCTGCCGCTCGCACCTCTGCCGCCGCAACTTCTGTGGGCCAACGGGTGGAAATATTTTCTTGCGGCGTTTATACTTTTTCGTATCTTCGACGTAGCGAAGCCGTTCCCCATCCGCCGGACCGAGCGGCTGCCCGGGGGTTGGGGAATGATGGCTGATGATCTCGTGGCGGGAGCGTTCAGCTTCCTTGTCCTCTGGATGTGGCGGGGGCTCGGAACGTGA